The Blochmannia endosymbiont of Camponotus sp. genomic interval GTTCTGTGGTCCTACAGGGCTAGGCAGTTGATCTTGGGATTTGATTTTGAGTTTGATTGTTTGATGCTTGTGTTTGTTTTTTCCCCCGCGTTGTTTGAATTGTTTGCTATTGGAAGGTGTGGTGATCAAATTAAATTGCTGTTGTAGCAGCATTGTTACTGTAGTTTAGGGTACGCTAGATAATTGTAATGTTGACTTTTGCTAAAGAGGCTTTGACTTTTGATGATGTGTTGATCGTTCCGTCTCGTTCGAGAATACTTCCTGCGGAGACGATTTTAAAAAGTTTGTTGACTAGTGCTGTTTCTTTGAATATTCCTGTCGTATCATCAGCGATGGATACAGTAACAGAGTCGAGTCTAGCCATTGCTTTAGCGCAAGAAGGTGGGATGGGTTTTATTCATAAAAATATGTCTTTGGATCAACAGATTAATGAGGTGCGTCGGGTTAAACGTTATGAAGGCGGAATAGTCACGAATCCTCAATGTGTTACTCCTGATACGACTTTATTGCAAGTGAAGGAGTTGACCTCTCGCAATGGATTTGCTGGCTATCCGGTTGTGATGGATACAAATGAGTTAGTTGGCATTGTTACGAGTCGTGATGTTAGGTTTGTTAGTGATTTGTCAAGTTTTGTTTTTTCTGTTATGACTCCTAAAGAACGTTTAATTACAGTATTAGAAAAGGAAAATAGAGAAGTAGTATTAAGTAAAATGCATGATAAAAGAGTAGAAAAAATTTTGTTGATTGATGCTTCATTTCGTCTTAAAGGTATGATCACCGCAAAGGATTTTGAAAAAGCAGAACGTAAACCATATGCGTGCAAAGATAATTATGGCAGATTATGTGTTGGAGCTGCTATTGGAGTAGGAGATGATTATAAAGAACGTGTTGAAGGGTTGGTTGATGCTGGGTTAGATGTATTACTTGTTGATTCTTCTCATGGACATTCAGAGAGAGTGTTAAATTGTATTGCAACGGTTCGAAATATGTATCCTAATTTATCAATTATAGGGGGCAATGTTGTTACAAAAGAGGGTGCATTAGAATTGGTTAAATCTGGTGCTAGCGCAGTGAAAGTTGGTATTGGACCTGGTTCTATTTGTACAACTCGTATTGTTACTGGTGTAGGTATTCCTCAAATTACAGCTATTTCTGATGTGGCAGAGGCCTTAAAAAATACGAATATTCCGGTTATTGCGGATGGTGGTGTTCGTTTTTCAGGAGATATCGCCAAAGCGATAGCGGCTGGAGCGCATTGCGTGATGATTGGTTCGTTACTAGCAGGTACAGAGGAATCTCCAGGAGATATAGAATTTTATCAGGGTAGATCTTTTAAGGCTTATAGAGGTATGGGTTCTTTAGGGGCTATGTCTCAAGGCTCTGCTGATAGATATTTTCAACAACAGGATTCTGTCGTTACTCATAAATTGGTTCCGGAAGGGATAGAAGGACGTGTTCCTTACAAAGGTAAGTTAGAGACGATTATACATCAATTGATGGGTGGCTTGCGTTCTTGTATGGGATTGACGGGCTGTGTTACTATTCATGATTTGAGAACACAAGCTAGGTTTGTGCGTGTCAGTTATTCGGGTATGCAGGAAAGTCA includes:
- the guaB gene encoding IMP dehydrogenase; this encodes MLTFAKEALTFDDVLIVPSRSRILPAETILKSLLTSAVSLNIPVVSSAMDTVTESSLAIALAQEGGMGFIHKNMSLDQQINEVRRVKRYEGGIVTNPQCVTPDTTLLQVKELTSRNGFAGYPVVMDTNELVGIVTSRDVRFVSDLSSFVFSVMTPKERLITVLEKENREVVLSKMHDKRVEKILLIDASFRLKGMITAKDFEKAERKPYACKDNYGRLCVGAAIGVGDDYKERVEGLVDAGLDVLLVDSSHGHSERVLNCIATVRNMYPNLSIIGGNVVTKEGALELVKSGASAVKVGIGPGSICTTRIVTGVGIPQITAISDVAEALKNTNIPVIADGGVRFSGDIAKAIAAGAHCVMIGSLLAGTEESPGDIEFYQGRSFKAYRGMGSLGAMSQGSADRYFQQQDSVVTHKLVPEGIEGRVPYKGKLETIIHQLMGGLRSCMGLTGCVTIHDLRTQARFVRVSYSGMQESHVHDVMITKESPNYRLR